The nucleotide window CGTCGTCCCGCGCGCCGGGAGCCCGTGGTCCGGCGTCGTCTCGGGCAGAGCGACCGCGTCGCCCGTCGGCAGTGCCGACGGCTCCGGGACGAGTTCGGCGGCGGTCAGGAACCGCGCGACCACCCGGACGGCGACGCCGGCGGCCGCCTCCGACCCGCTCAGCCCGCACTCGACGGCGACACCGTCGACGTGTGACAGGAGTCCACCGCCGAGGGAGCCGGCGTCGACAGCGTGGTCCGTGCCGGTCGCGGCAGCGAGCGCGAGCGAACGGTCGGTCGTCCGACCGACGACCGCGAACGGCTCCGAGCCGGAGACGGTGGAGTGGAGGTCGAGGACGGTCCGGCCCTCGACGGCCGACAGCACGTCGGCCGCCAGCCGCGACTCGTGGCTGTCCCCGTCCGGGTCGCCAGGGAACGCGCGGT belongs to Halobaculum sp. MBLA0143 and includes:
- a CDS encoding succinylglutamate desuccinylase/aspartoacylase family protein, encoding MRVTDLGGDDPSYAVVACLHGDEPCGLRAVEHLRANEPELAEPLRLVVANERAIDDGCRCVDEDLNRAFPGDPDGDSHESRLAADVLSAVEGRTVLDLHSTVSGSEPFAVVGRTTDRSLALAAATGTDHAVDAGSLGGGLLSHVDGVAVECGLSGSEAAAGVAVRVVARFLTAAELVPEPSALPTGDAVALPETTPDHGLPARGTTPELFRIVGEAGRAGDVFTGENFRRVAAGEAFARRDGASVQAQEAFYPVLMSTDGYADKLGFRAVREGRLTAVE